A stretch of the Synechocystis sp. PCC 7338 genome encodes the following:
- the grxC gene encoding glutaredoxin 3: MANLFNWLPLLNGRQADGIKAKVEVYTWQTCPFCIRAKLLLWWKGVKFIEYKIDGDDQARQAMAERAEGRRSVPQIFVNDQGIGGCDQLYSLDSRGQLDPLLATPPNPA, encoded by the coding sequence ATGGCTAATTTGTTCAACTGGCTCCCCCTCCTCAATGGCCGCCAAGCGGATGGTATCAAAGCCAAAGTGGAAGTATATACTTGGCAAACTTGTCCCTTTTGCATCCGGGCCAAGCTTTTACTGTGGTGGAAGGGAGTTAAGTTCATCGAATACAAAATTGATGGCGATGACCAGGCCAGACAGGCCATGGCGGAAAGGGCAGAGGGACGACGCAGTGTGCCCCAGATTTTTGTCAATGACCAGGGCATTGGTGGCTGTGATCAACTCTATAGCCTGGACAGCCGCGGTCAGTTAGATCCTCTTTTGGCCACTCCCCCTAACCCAGCTTAG
- a CDS encoding TIGR00266 family protein, with the protein MMEEESLEKLEQSLEQIDPEEDLEEDYTQHLFAHPREAEADSQVRPTDDEFNLPYTINGHALYATLELTLKPGQIVFVDANVVTTMDRHILFVNKLRGGLLDILRKALGTDALFFNQFTAEQNVGHLQLAPALPGDICHHFLTIEKGIYLRTDNFLACQPTVKIDTNFASMKHFYNDSESFLLRLVGQGDLWFSLYGGLVEISMDGKLAYNPDYIVAFEDTLDYEMTKQEGLAVDRLRGDVWGGKGRLCRFTGQGKIWLQARQANSFLNYIQSILLNLRFPRLN; encoded by the coding sequence ATGATGGAAGAAGAATCCCTAGAAAAGCTCGAACAAAGTTTGGAACAGATTGATCCTGAGGAGGATTTGGAAGAGGATTACACCCAGCACCTCTTTGCCCATCCCCGGGAAGCAGAGGCGGATAGTCAGGTGCGTCCTACGGATGATGAATTTAATCTTCCCTACACCATCAATGGCCATGCCCTGTACGCCACCCTGGAGTTGACCCTGAAACCCGGTCAAATTGTCTTCGTCGACGCTAACGTAGTCACCACTATGGATCGCCATATTCTCTTTGTTAACAAATTACGGGGAGGACTACTGGATATCTTACGTAAAGCCCTGGGGACGGATGCACTATTCTTCAACCAATTTACGGCGGAACAAAACGTTGGTCATCTCCAATTAGCACCGGCCTTGCCAGGGGATATTTGCCATCACTTTCTAACCATAGAAAAGGGAATTTATCTACGGACGGATAACTTCCTTGCCTGTCAACCAACGGTGAAAATTGACACCAATTTCGCCAGCATGAAGCATTTTTATAACGATAGCGAGAGTTTTTTATTGCGTTTAGTCGGACAGGGGGATTTGTGGTTTAGCCTCTACGGTGGTTTGGTGGAGATTTCCATGGATGGCAAGCTGGCCTATAACCCTGATTACATTGTTGCGTTTGAAGATACCCTGGATTACGAAATGACCAAACAGGAAGGGCTCGCTGTCGATCGCCTGCGGGGGGATGTGTGGGGCGGTAAGGGTCGACTGTGCCGCTTCACCGGCCAGGGGAAAATTTGGCTCCAGGCCCGCCAAGCCAATAGCTTTTTGAACTATATCCAATCAATTTTGCTCAATTTACGTTTCCCCCGACTTAATTAG
- a CDS encoding iron-sulfur cluster assembly accessory protein has product MLQLTASATQEIKRLQHSRQLTRHHFRLAVRPGGCAGWLYHMDFVPEITADDLEYESDGVTVLVDSQSAGYLHNLKLDYAEDLMGGGFRFTNPNAAQVCSCSLSFAPNLEKNL; this is encoded by the coding sequence ATGCTGCAATTGACTGCCAGTGCCACCCAGGAAATTAAACGATTGCAACACAGTCGCCAACTAACCCGCCACCATTTTCGCCTCGCGGTTAGGCCTGGAGGGTGCGCCGGTTGGTTATACCATATGGATTTTGTACCGGAAATTACCGCTGACGATTTAGAGTATGAAAGTGACGGGGTGACGGTGCTAGTGGATAGCCAGAGTGCAGGTTACCTCCACAATCTCAAATTAGATTATGCCGAAGATTTAATGGGGGGAGGATTCCGCTTCACTAACCCCAATGCCGCCCAGGTGTGCAGTTGTAGCTTGTCCTTTGCTCCTAATCTAGAAAAGAATTTATAG
- a CDS encoding TIGR00266 family protein yields MLYKIRHYPNSVLAVTLKPKERLYINPGSLISMDGGLIISRLCGGGWLRALARFLLGKENLMVNVIHNPTDQPLSFTLGKALPGNLTRLELPKNGIFISPGVHVAHTNGVNMGVHWLGFSSWWAGQGLFGLKLQGKGRVFLSSYGTLNQLSCPQSFVVEHSHLLAFQPKLKLKVNFPRGIIGDLQSGRGLSSRLQGTGNIYWQSRSLSSLGRFIRLRLR; encoded by the coding sequence GTGCTCTACAAAATTCGCCACTATCCCAACTCGGTGTTGGCCGTTACCCTCAAACCCAAGGAACGGCTCTACATTAACCCCGGTTCCCTAATTAGCATGGATGGGGGACTGATAATTAGTCGGCTGTGTGGAGGAGGCTGGCTGAGGGCCCTGGCTAGGTTTTTATTGGGCAAAGAAAACCTAATGGTCAACGTCATCCACAACCCCACTGATCAACCGTTGAGTTTTACCTTAGGCAAAGCTCTACCAGGAAATTTGACTCGCCTAGAATTACCTAAAAATGGCATATTCATCAGTCCTGGAGTACATGTCGCCCATACCAACGGCGTCAATATGGGGGTGCATTGGCTTGGTTTCTCCAGTTGGTGGGCAGGACAGGGTTTGTTCGGTTTGAAACTCCAGGGCAAGGGCCGCGTCTTCCTTAGTAGTTACGGCACCCTCAACCAATTGTCGTGCCCCCAGAGTTTTGTGGTGGAACATTCCCATTTACTGGCGTTTCAGCCCAAACTCAAACTCAAAGTTAATTTCCCTAGGGGAATTATCGGTGATCTGCAGTCCGGTCGGGGGCTTAGTTCCCGTTTACAGGGCACCGGAAACATCTATTGGCAATCCCGCAGTTTAAGTAGTTTAGGTCGTTTTATCCGGCTACGACTGCGCTGA
- a CDS encoding RNA polymerase sigma factor SigF, translated as MTNATSESLKLETLRLFKIYTESHNVDVRNRIMEVNLGLVRKEAYHWTAQCNESFEDLSQVGCLGLIRAIERFDMNKGNAFSSFAIPYVRGEIQHFLRDKSNCVRIPRRWLDLGRQAIAVQQEFRLKYDRAATDEEIAQILAVPLTDWQETKLALQNRELVSLDTKVNGDDDGQVNLGDCLAHHEFRSFQLSPEDQIRLQQALAGLEERTRRIVEFVFLHDFTHKEAAEMMGVSVITVSRRIKQGIGALKKALNTEIF; from the coding sequence ATGACCAATGCCACTAGCGAAAGCCTTAAACTTGAGACTCTGAGACTGTTCAAAATCTACACAGAGTCCCACAACGTTGACGTGCGGAATCGGATTATGGAAGTCAATCTGGGCCTGGTGAGGAAGGAGGCATACCATTGGACAGCCCAGTGTAATGAAAGTTTTGAAGATTTGTCCCAGGTGGGTTGTTTGGGACTGATCCGGGCCATTGAAAGGTTTGATATGAATAAGGGCAATGCCTTTAGTTCCTTTGCCATTCCCTATGTGCGGGGGGAAATCCAGCATTTTCTGCGGGATAAAAGTAACTGCGTTCGCATTCCCCGTCGTTGGTTGGATCTGGGTCGTCAGGCTATCGCCGTCCAGCAAGAATTTCGCCTCAAATATGACCGAGCCGCCACCGATGAAGAAATTGCCCAAATTTTAGCGGTGCCCCTGACAGACTGGCAGGAAACCAAACTGGCATTGCAAAATCGTGAGCTAGTGAGTTTGGATACCAAAGTAAATGGCGACGATGACGGGCAAGTTAACCTGGGGGATTGTTTAGCCCACCACGAATTCCGTAGTTTTCAACTCAGCCCCGAGGATCAGATCCGCCTGCAACAGGCTCTGGCCGGTTTGGAAGAACGTACCCGCCGCATTGTGGAATTTGTTTTTCTCCATGACTTCACCCACAAGGAAGCCGCTGAAATGATGGGGGTTAGTGTGATCACAGTTTCCCGTCGCATCAAACAGGGCATTGGGGCATTGAAAAAAGCCTTGAACACGGAAATTTTCTAA
- a CDS encoding M23 family metallopeptidase, translating to MNSFWGTCRQKHWLNGNLPKSLGKKRRRRPFIVLLALVLASSALTIGLAPNNQATAQYAPVATSSSNPWQYASFPVENFQQYTSGFGPRRAPTAGASTFHNGLDLAAPLGSYIRNWWHGTVVEMSDHTGCGTMVRIQSGAWQHTYCHLMGRVEVHQGQRYLVDRQGGIVLQQGQQVVAGMRIGRVGMTGRTTGPHLHWELRHNGVLVDPALVLQAMYGGAT from the coding sequence ATGAATTCTTTCTGGGGGACTTGTCGTCAAAAGCATTGGTTAAATGGAAATTTACCCAAATCCTTGGGCAAAAAACGTCGGCGACGGCCGTTCATAGTTCTCCTCGCTTTGGTCCTAGCCAGTAGCGCCTTAACCATTGGTTTAGCTCCCAATAACCAGGCCACTGCCCAATATGCTCCGGTGGCGACCAGTTCCAGTAATCCCTGGCAGTACGCTTCTTTTCCAGTGGAAAATTTTCAGCAATATACTTCTGGGTTTGGTCCCCGCCGGGCCCCCACTGCTGGAGCTAGCACTTTCCACAATGGTTTGGACTTGGCCGCTCCCCTGGGAAGTTATATTCGCAATTGGTGGCATGGCACAGTGGTGGAAATGTCGGACCATACCGGTTGTGGCACTATGGTACGGATTCAATCCGGTGCTTGGCAGCATACTTACTGTCATTTAATGGGACGGGTGGAGGTCCACCAAGGCCAAAGGTATTTGGTCGATCGCCAGGGGGGCATTGTGCTCCAACAGGGGCAACAGGTGGTGGCAGGAATGCGCATTGGTCGGGTGGGGATGACGGGCCGCACGACGGGACCCCATCTACACTGGGAACTGCGCCATAACGGAGTTTTAGTGGATCCGGCCCTGGTGCTACAGGCCATGTACGGCGGGGCAACCTAG
- a CDS encoding TIGR00266 family protein codes for MKIKLLNSPQTAIARVILEANEELAAQNGSLIAMSQDISVQSSVRRTSDGGGKQTSRGNQIKTMFLNNYQAGENGGEIYLAPALVGNLGHYQLGGRKLIVRQSSYLASDGKVDIFMGYKSAAKREPYSWLSLVGVGDVLISSFGAMYSLEVNGKQIVNSDHVVAFDNSLKVKQYQELRPWPKRLVPKQEILYEFSGTGTIFCQTHGPRSFAQEVGHQLKPENFKLR; via the coding sequence ATGAAAATTAAACTTCTCAATTCCCCCCAAACGGCGATCGCCAGGGTAATCCTGGAGGCCAACGAAGAATTAGCGGCCCAGAATGGCTCTTTAATTGCCATGAGTCAAGATATCTCGGTGCAAAGTTCCGTGCGGCGCACCAGCGATGGGGGAGGGAAACAGACCAGCCGGGGCAATCAAATTAAAACCATGTTTTTAAACAATTATCAAGCCGGGGAAAATGGCGGCGAAATTTACTTAGCCCCTGCGCTGGTGGGCAACCTGGGGCACTATCAACTGGGGGGCAGGAAATTAATTGTGCGCCAGAGTTCCTACCTGGCATCCGATGGTAAGGTGGACATTTTCATGGGCTACAAATCCGCCGCCAAAAGAGAACCCTATTCCTGGCTAAGTTTGGTGGGCGTTGGAGATGTGTTAATCAGTTCCTTTGGGGCCATGTATTCCCTGGAAGTGAATGGCAAACAAATTGTCAACTCTGACCATGTGGTGGCCTTTGATAATAGCCTCAAAGTCAAGCAATATCAGGAGTTGCGTCCATGGCCCAAACGTCTAGTGCCCAAGCAAGAAATTCTCTATGAATTTAGTGGCACAGGTACAATTTTTTGCCAAACCCATGGTCCCCGCAGTTTTGCCCAGGAAGTGGGTCACCAGCTCAAACCAGAAAACTTCAAACTGCGCTAA
- a CDS encoding shikimate dehydrogenase has protein sequence MLPITGKTKLLGVIGHPVAHSLSPVMHNAALQAISSDYVYAAFPIAPADLTVAIEGLGASGVQGLSVTIPHKQAVMALLTQITETAQQVGAVNTLWRDGHGWRGTNTDVEGFLAPLLELKRDWSGGKAVVLGHGGAARAVVVGLIQLGCPEIIVVGRSPEKLAQFADGWTNPVIKQALQVQPWEELSTVIPKATLLINSTPVGMVPHPDQSPLDQSLLEKLPPTAIAYDLIYTPRPTKFLQQAQERGLVTIDGAEMLVQQGAAALKIWLQRDVPVDVMRQALLHHLEKSA, from the coding sequence ATGCTTCCCATTACCGGTAAAACTAAGCTTCTCGGTGTGATTGGTCATCCGGTGGCCCATTCTCTGTCCCCGGTGATGCACAATGCGGCCCTCCAGGCGATCTCCAGTGACTATGTGTATGCGGCCTTTCCCATTGCCCCGGCGGATTTGACAGTAGCCATTGAAGGTTTGGGAGCCAGTGGAGTTCAGGGGTTAAGTGTGACAATTCCCCATAAACAGGCGGTGATGGCTTTATTGACCCAGATAACTGAAACTGCTCAGCAAGTGGGGGCCGTGAATACTCTCTGGCGGGATGGCCATGGTTGGCGGGGAACCAATACAGATGTTGAGGGTTTTTTGGCTCCTTTATTGGAGTTAAAGCGAGATTGGTCAGGGGGGAAAGCGGTAGTTCTCGGTCACGGTGGAGCCGCCCGAGCAGTGGTGGTGGGTTTAATCCAATTGGGGTGTCCAGAAATTATCGTGGTGGGTCGCAGTCCAGAAAAATTGGCTCAGTTTGCCGACGGTTGGACAAATCCAGTAATCAAGCAAGCTCTGCAAGTCCAGCCCTGGGAAGAATTGTCTACGGTTATTCCCAAAGCAACCTTATTGATTAACAGTACCCCTGTGGGCATGGTCCCCCACCCCGATCAATCCCCCCTAGATCAATCCCTTTTAGAAAAATTGCCCCCAACGGCGATCGCCTATGACTTGATTTACACTCCCCGCCCCACCAAGTTTTTACAACAGGCCCAGGAGCGAGGCTTAGTGACTATCGACGGAGCAGAAATGCTCGTGCAACAGGGGGCTGCGGCATTGAAAATTTGGTTACAACGGGACGTACCAGTTGATGTAATGCGCCAAGCCCTACTCCATCACCTGGAAAAATCCGCCTGA
- a CDS encoding fructosamine kinase family protein, with product MPVNSPAFWQTIAQQISQTTGQPFSVQERRSVSGGCINQGYCLMDGEQKYFVKLNQAQQWPMFQAEALGLEAMAATHTIRVPRPICHGSSAGHSYLVLEWLEFGQSNRDSWYRMGQNLAALHQAGGSTQFGWQTDNTIGATPQPNPWIDNWADFFAEHRLGHQLALARQRGGNFPDPTVVVPKVKELLGDHQPTPALVHGDLWSGNGAILTTGEPVILDPACYYGDGEVDIAMTELFGGFPAGFYQGYHAIRPPEPGYQQRKTLYNLYHILNHFNLFGGGYQQQAQQMLKQCLRI from the coding sequence GTGCCTGTGAATTCCCCTGCTTTCTGGCAAACCATTGCCCAACAAATCAGTCAGACCACCGGCCAGCCCTTCAGTGTTCAGGAACGGCGATCAGTAAGTGGTGGTTGTATTAACCAGGGCTATTGCCTCATGGATGGGGAGCAGAAATATTTTGTCAAACTTAACCAAGCCCAGCAGTGGCCAATGTTTCAAGCGGAAGCCCTTGGCTTGGAGGCCATGGCCGCCACCCATACCATTAGGGTTCCCCGTCCCATTTGCCATGGTAGTTCCGCTGGCCACAGTTACCTGGTGTTGGAATGGCTAGAGTTTGGCCAAAGCAACCGTGACAGTTGGTACCGCATGGGGCAAAATTTGGCGGCATTGCATCAAGCGGGGGGGAGCACCCAATTTGGCTGGCAGACTGATAACACCATCGGGGCCACTCCCCAGCCCAATCCTTGGATCGATAATTGGGCCGACTTTTTTGCGGAGCATCGCCTCGGCCATCAACTGGCCCTAGCTCGACAGCGGGGAGGTAATTTTCCCGATCCAACAGTGGTGGTGCCCAAAGTTAAGGAATTACTAGGCGATCACCAACCAACACCGGCTTTAGTCCATGGCGATTTGTGGTCTGGCAATGGCGCAATTTTAACCACAGGGGAACCGGTCATTCTCGACCCGGCCTGCTACTACGGCGATGGAGAAGTGGATATTGCTATGACGGAATTATTTGGTGGATTTCCGGCGGGATTTTACCAGGGTTACCATGCAATTCGTCCTCCGGAGCCTGGTTATCAACAACGGAAAACCCTCTACAATCTCTATCACATCCTCAACCACTTCAATTTGTTCGGGGGCGGTTATCAACAGCAAGCCCAGCAAATGCTTAAACAATGCTTAAGGATTTAG
- a CDS encoding glycosyltransferase, with protein sequence MVTFVFVITAISGLIWCFLLGGWGNFWRCDQVLNFEHSSSLKEYPPVAAIIPARDEANVLGQSLPSLLQQHYPGLLKIILVDDQSSDGTGVVAQRIATDLGHGDRLEVVSGQPLPPGWSGKLWAVEQGWQTVQSDKQSPEPWPEYIFLTDADIAHGRQTIKTLVEKAQRENLALVSLMVLLRCESAWEKLLIPAFIFFFQKLYPFPLVNNPHHKTAAAAGGCILMQRSALQTIGGIEALKEALIDDCTLAQKLKTQKLPIWLGLTRENWSLRPYDRLETIWQMVSRTAYTQLDYNPLLLLGTLLGMALVYLTAPVALVSAIIWGNTSLALVGAFTWVLMAIAYGPTLKFYGRSRLWGLTLPLIALLYSLMTLDSAWQHWQGRGGGWKGRVYPQGF encoded by the coding sequence ATGGTCACCTTTGTCTTCGTAATTACCGCAATCTCTGGCCTAATTTGGTGCTTTTTGCTGGGGGGCTGGGGAAATTTTTGGCGCTGTGATCAGGTTTTAAACTTTGAGCATTCATCGTCGTTAAAGGAGTATCCCCCCGTGGCAGCCATTATTCCAGCTCGGGATGAGGCCAACGTCTTGGGTCAGAGTTTGCCCAGTTTATTGCAACAGCATTATCCTGGCCTGTTGAAAATTATTTTGGTGGATGACCAAAGTAGTGATGGCACAGGAGTTGTGGCCCAGCGCATCGCCACCGATTTGGGCCATGGCGATCGCCTAGAAGTGGTGTCCGGGCAACCGCTACCCCCTGGATGGTCGGGAAAATTATGGGCAGTGGAACAGGGCTGGCAAACGGTGCAGTCGGACAAACAAAGTCCAGAACCCTGGCCAGAGTACATTTTTCTCACCGATGCGGACATTGCCCATGGCCGGCAAACCATTAAAACCTTGGTGGAAAAAGCCCAGCGGGAAAATTTAGCCCTGGTATCCCTGATGGTGCTGTTGCGCTGTGAGAGTGCTTGGGAAAAATTGCTGATTCCAGCCTTTATTTTCTTCTTTCAAAAGCTCTATCCTTTCCCGTTGGTGAATAATCCCCACCATAAAACGGCCGCGGCGGCGGGGGGCTGTATTCTCATGCAGCGGTCAGCCTTACAAACCATTGGTGGCATTGAAGCTCTCAAGGAAGCACTAATTGATGATTGCACCCTTGCCCAGAAGTTAAAAACTCAAAAACTCCCCATTTGGTTGGGGCTAACTAGGGAAAATTGGAGCTTACGGCCCTACGATCGCCTAGAAACCATTTGGCAGATGGTCAGCCGCACTGCCTACACCCAACTGGATTACAATCCCCTGCTGTTACTAGGTACCCTCCTGGGCATGGCTTTAGTTTATTTAACTGCCCCTGTGGCCCTAGTATCGGCAATAATTTGGGGTAATACCTCCCTGGCCCTAGTGGGAGCTTTTACCTGGGTGCTAATGGCGATCGCCTATGGCCCGACCTTAAAATTCTATGGGCGCTCCCGGCTTTGGGGTTTGACCCTACCGTTAATTGCCCTGTTATATAGCCTCATGACCCTAGATTCTGCTTGGCAACATTGGCAGGGCCGGGGGGGAGGCTGGAAAGGTCGGGTTTATCCCCAGGGGTTTTAA
- the larB gene encoding nickel pincer cofactor biosynthesis protein LarB has protein sequence MTPDSLQQLLTAIASGHTSSQEGFEQLKHLSFEAIDDFAKVDHQRQLRTGFPEVVWGPGKTPEQIEQILQALAAHNPVVMVTRVEPAVADILGERIPLLHYYAQAKICALLQTPLQLKHPGTIGILSAGTADLPVAEEAATTASLCGFKVEKLWDVGVAGLHRLLSHRALIQSMDVLIVVAGMEGALPSVVAGLVDCPVIGVPTSVGYGTSFGGVAPLLTMLNSCAVGVGVVNIDNGFGAAMLAGQILRTGDRLKSALPHSGQVR, from the coding sequence ATGACCCCAGACTCCCTCCAACAATTACTCACGGCGATCGCCAGTGGCCACACCAGTAGCCAAGAGGGTTTTGAGCAGCTTAAACATCTCAGCTTTGAGGCGATCGATGATTTTGCCAAAGTGGACCACCAAAGGCAACTACGAACGGGCTTTCCAGAGGTGGTGTGGGGCCCCGGTAAAACTCCAGAACAAATTGAGCAAATTCTCCAAGCCCTAGCGGCGCATAATCCAGTGGTGATGGTGACCAGGGTGGAGCCAGCGGTGGCGGATATTTTAGGAGAGCGCATCCCCCTGTTGCACTACTACGCCCAGGCCAAAATCTGCGCTTTGCTGCAAACCCCTTTACAACTTAAACATCCCGGCACCATTGGCATACTCAGTGCGGGCACCGCAGACTTACCCGTGGCAGAGGAAGCGGCCACCACAGCGAGTTTGTGCGGTTTCAAAGTGGAAAAACTCTGGGATGTGGGGGTGGCAGGCCTACACCGGTTGTTGAGCCATCGGGCCTTAATCCAGTCCATGGATGTGTTGATTGTGGTGGCGGGTATGGAGGGGGCCTTGCCCAGTGTGGTGGCGGGGTTAGTAGACTGTCCTGTGATTGGAGTCCCCACCAGCGTCGGCTATGGCACCAGTTTTGGTGGCGTGGCTCCCCTGTTAACCATGCTTAATTCCTGTGCGGTGGGGGTGGGGGTAGTCAATATTGATAACGGTTTCGGGGCGGCCATGTTGGCCGGACAAATTCTCCGCACCGGCGATCGCCTGAAATCAGCTTTGCCCCACAGTGGGCAGGTCCGCTAG
- a CDS encoding WD40 repeat domain-containing protein gives MNNHFSRLKKLSGPVTFFLTVACLVYPGESARANGSAPNPYMVAQTGASPSVTVENLTGFQGIIIALNVTPDGEYLAVATADNQITLINLANQEVVYSQRSPVNNFADLAVSADGQWLAIAADNNVDIRRVEDGMRVKSLAGHTEKVSGVAFSPDGETVVSVSGGDRTIRIWERESGNLVQTLADNLGPTTSVVFSPNGDQFITGAIGQDRTIKFWDANTFQLLGTSPKQPGFINGLAVTPDGRKLVGAVRNFVKAWDLADAKELFTVKGPSLEINTIAVSPNNRWVATANKEGTIMIFDLVNGKQVNTLRGHQGWVLSLVFSPDGNTLYSGAEDKIVKIWDLSAIAR, from the coding sequence ATGAATAACCATTTCTCCCGATTGAAAAAACTTTCTGGCCCCGTTACATTTTTTTTGACTGTTGCCTGTTTAGTTTATCCAGGCGAGAGTGCCCGCGCCAACGGCAGCGCTCCTAACCCGTATATGGTGGCTCAAACTGGGGCCAGCCCATCGGTAACGGTGGAAAATCTCACTGGTTTTCAAGGAATTATTATCGCTCTCAACGTTACCCCCGACGGTGAATACTTAGCCGTGGCTACGGCCGACAACCAAATCACCCTGATCAATTTAGCTAACCAAGAGGTAGTTTATAGCCAAAGGAGTCCGGTCAATAATTTTGCTGATTTGGCTGTCAGTGCCGACGGCCAATGGTTGGCGATCGCCGCTGATAATAATGTTGATATACGCCGGGTGGAAGATGGCATGAGGGTTAAATCCCTGGCTGGGCACACAGAGAAGGTCAGTGGTGTCGCTTTTAGTCCTGATGGGGAAACCGTTGTGAGCGTTAGCGGTGGCGATCGCACCATTCGCATTTGGGAACGGGAATCAGGCAACCTGGTACAAACCTTAGCAGATAATCTTGGCCCTACTACCAGCGTTGTTTTTTCCCCCAACGGCGATCAATTCATCACCGGGGCGATCGGCCAGGACCGCACCATTAAGTTTTGGGATGCCAACACCTTTCAATTATTGGGTACCTCTCCCAAGCAGCCTGGTTTTATTAACGGCTTAGCGGTAACCCCCGATGGTAGAAAACTGGTGGGGGCAGTGCGGAATTTTGTCAAAGCCTGGGACTTAGCCGATGCCAAAGAATTATTCACCGTCAAAGGCCCCAGCTTAGAAATTAATACCATTGCCGTTTCCCCCAATAATCGCTGGGTAGCCACCGCCAATAAGGAAGGAACTATCATGATCTTCGATTTAGTCAACGGCAAACAGGTTAACACCTTGAGGGGCCACCAGGGCTGGGTTCTTTCCTTGGTATTTAGTCCCGACGGCAATACTCTCTACAGTGGTGCGGAGGATAAAATCGTTAAAATCTGGGACTTGAGTGCCATTGCCCGTTAG
- a CDS encoding ATP phosphoribosyltransferase regulatory subunit, producing MIHHPPAGARDLLPLEVAQKACINDQLQQTFHRWGYQRIVTSTLEWLDTLVAGGAISAHKVIQLQDRGEGRLGLRPELTASIARAVVTRMTDNQPQRLCYRANVFRNPPEGYHGKQMEFFQAGIELLFAGGVRADAEILLLLTDCLTKLGLTDWQLILGDAGLTRSLLAKLPTTLQTAVRDCITRLDYVELSQLPYPDDEAKNLALQLFDLRGTVEEVLARLGQLNVQGECLARVDRLQALLSLVAASGDGPSNLVLDLSWLQPFDYYTGMVFQAVSRQADNCYVLGQGGRYDQLLSQYHPQRQSFPGTGFSLNIEELHQCLLALGTLPTSTAAIDYLVCPVDDAAEGAAFRHAQQLRQQYPNRRVELDLGGRSPEELNAYAQAMAVGQIVWVGADSQVEATPADL from the coding sequence ATGATTCACCATCCCCCCGCTGGAGCCAGGGACTTACTTCCCCTAGAAGTTGCCCAAAAAGCCTGCATCAATGACCAACTGCAACAAACTTTTCACCGCTGGGGCTATCAGCGCATTGTTACCTCCACTTTGGAATGGCTGGATACCCTTGTGGCCGGGGGAGCAATTTCCGCCCATAAAGTTATCCAACTCCAGGACCGGGGGGAAGGACGGTTGGGTTTACGGCCAGAATTGACTGCTTCCATTGCCCGGGCGGTGGTGACTCGCATGACTGACAATCAGCCCCAAAGATTGTGTTACCGGGCCAACGTCTTTCGCAATCCTCCAGAAGGCTACCACGGCAAGCAAATGGAGTTTTTTCAAGCGGGCATAGAATTGCTCTTTGCTGGGGGCGTCCGAGCCGATGCGGAAATTCTTCTGCTGTTGACCGATTGCCTGACCAAATTGGGCTTAACTGATTGGCAACTGATTTTGGGCGATGCTGGCCTGACCAGAAGTCTATTGGCCAAATTACCCACCACTCTTCAAACCGCTGTCCGGGATTGCATCACCCGTTTGGACTATGTGGAACTATCCCAACTCCCCTATCCCGATGACGAAGCCAAAAACCTGGCCTTGCAACTGTTTGACCTCCGGGGCACGGTGGAGGAAGTTTTGGCCAGACTCGGTCAGTTGAATGTACAGGGGGAATGCCTAGCCCGGGTCGATCGCCTGCAGGCATTGTTGTCTTTGGTAGCGGCCAGTGGAGATGGGCCCTCCAATTTGGTGTTGGATCTGAGTTGGCTCCAGCCGTTTGATTACTACACTGGGATGGTGTTCCAAGCGGTGAGTCGCCAAGCGGATAACTGTTACGTATTGGGGCAAGGGGGTCGTTATGACCAGTTACTGAGTCAATACCATCCCCAACGGCAATCCTTTCCCGGTACGGGCTTTTCTTTGAACATTGAGGAGTTGCACCAATGTTTGCTCGCATTGGGGACTTTGCCCACCAGCACCGCCGCCATCGATTATCTAGTTTGCCCAGTGGATGATGCCGCCGAGGGGGCCGCCTTTCGCCATGCCCAACAGTTGCGCCAACAATACCCCAATCGCCGGGTGGAATTAGACTTAGGGGGGCGATCGCCAGAGGAATTAAATGCCTATGCCCAGGCCATGGCGGTGGGGCAAATTGTCTGGGTCGGGGCCGATAGCCAGGTTGAAGCGACACCGGCCGATCTGTAA